AATTCATTTCCTTTAAAAAGAAAAAAACAATTCCGCCAAAAATACAAACCGTGGCATAAATCTCTTTTCTGAAAATAACCGGGATTTCGGTACACAATATGTCTCGGATAACACCGCCAAAACAGGCTGTCATTGTTCCCAAAGCGATACAAATAACAGGATGTAAACCAATATTTATACCTTTTTCTAACCCTATCAAAGTGAAAACACCTAAACCAATAGTGTCAAATAAAAACAAAGAAGTACGAAGACGATCAAACTTTTTGCGGAAAACAATCGCTAATATAAATCCGATAATAATGACATATACATATTTCAAATCCAGCATCCATCCCACAGGTGTGCGCCCAATCATAATATCGCGTAAAGTTCCGCCTCCCACTGCAGTGACAAATGCAATGATAAATATGCCAAAAGCATCGAGCTTTTTATGCATGGCCGTTAATGCTCCCGACATCGCAAAAGCCATCGTTCCGATAATATCTAATAGATGAAACATATTTTTCTTTTTTCAGTATTGTAATAAAGAATGTAATTGATTTTTTTACCGCAAGAGAAGTTATTTTTTATTTTAATCTCGCAAAAACAATACTCGCAAAATGGACTATCATTATTTTTTGAAATCTAACTTTTACATATTCTGCGTATAAAAATTATAATCTTTTAGAATTGTATTGACAAAATCAGAGTCATTTCCGGATTGATTTTGTATTCCTGTAACCGATTCAATTTTTCGACGTAATTTCAAGAGGGTTTCTGAATCTCCTTTGGCTTTAGCCAGTACAAAAGTATCTTTGATAATTCGCATATCGTTATCGGATAATTTGATGACCAACGGATAAACGGGCACGTATTCATCGCCAATTTCCTCCAAAATTGTGTTGTTTATCGTAATCGAATTTTTTAAAGTAATCACAGCGGTTCCTGCTGTCATATCACCTAAGCGTTGGTTTTTGGCACTTGAAATTATGGCAACCAAAGCTACAATACCATTTAGGATACTGATATCAATTATTCTAAAAAACCAACGTATCAGATAATCACCAAAACTGGCTTGATATCCATCTATTTTTACAACTTTTATTTTGCGCAGCTTTTTTCCAATGGTTTGTCCTTCAAAAATACTTTCTAACGTAATCGAATAAATCATAACCGGGAAATAAAACACCAGAATTGTCGCCATTACTGACCATTGGTCCATCGTGTCGAAACTTTTGTTCATACCTAACCAATAGAAAAAAACACCGTAAACCACTAAACAATATGCGATTTTGATTACCCAATCAATTAAATAAGCCACAATACGTTCCCCTACCGAAGCGGCTGTAAAATTTATATTGACATTTTGGGTTGTATGAATAGATAATTCTGACATATTTTATACATTAGCCATTAATGAGAGAGATTGCGTTTATAAAACAAAATAAAGAAAAATGGCTTGAATTTGAACAGGCTATTTTTGGTAAAGCTAAAAAAAATCCTGATGAAATGGCTCATTTGTACATTCAATTAGTGAATGACTTGTCCTATGCCCAAACCTATTATCCTAAAAGCAAAACGGTTATCTATCTAAATTATTTAGCCTCACAGATTTACCAAAAAATATACAAAACCAAAAGAACCGAAAAAAACAGAATCCTTTATTTCTTCACTACCGAAGTGCCATTGCTGGTCTATGATTACAAACGGTATTTAATCTACGCGTTTGTTTTGTTTTTTGCCACTGTTGCCATGGGAGTAGTTTCGGCTAGATACGATGAAAATTTTGTGCGGTTAATTCTGGGCGATAGTTATGTCAATATGACTTTAGAAAACATCAAAAAAGGAAATCCGGTGGCGGTTTACAAATCAGGCAGCAATTGGGGTAGCTTTATCGGTATTACTTTAAACAATTTATATGTGGGCGCACGATGCTATTTATATGGCATTTTTGGCGGGATTGGCACTTTTTACATCTTCTTGCAAAACTCGTTAATGCTGGGTTCTTTTCAATATTTTTTCTACCAACAAGGAGTTTTCTGGAAAAGTGTTCGTGGCATTTGGATTCATGGTTCTATGGAAATTTTTGCTATAGTTATAGAATCAACTGCCGGATTTATTCTTGGCGCTTCAATTCTTTTTCCCAAAACCTATTCGAGAATAAATTCCTTTAAAATTGGATTCAAGAACAGTTTCAAAATCTTTTTGAGCACTATTCCGTTTACAATTGCAGCGGGTTTTCTCGAAGGATTTATCACCCGATACTCTATAGAAATGGAAAACTGGTTCAGCAGTTTTATCATCTTATTGACACTTGCCCTGATTTCCTTTTACTATTTGATTTATCCATTTATTGTTCACAAAAAAACACTTCCTGCCTAATGTTTATACTATTCAAAAAACGGGGATTTAGCGAATACATCTCCGATACGATTACTTTTTTCAAAACTTTTGGAAAACATTATTTCAAGAATTACTTCATCATTAATGGTGGTTTTTTATTGATTTTAATGGTTTTGGTCTATTTCATTTTCAAAGTATATTGGGAAGTTGTTTTCTCTGCCATAGGCAATCCGAATTCAAATTATCTCGAAAATTATTTCTCTAATAATGCCGTATTATTTATTGGTTCCTTACTCCTGTTTGTCATTCTCGCAGTGATTTTATCGCTATTGAATTTTGCTTTTCCTGTTCTTTACATTCAACTAATCGAAAAAAATAACGGAAGCGATTTTACCACAGCCGACCTGATTATGAGCCTGAAAGAAAATTTTAGTCGGTTATTGAAATTTTTTCTGGGACTCGTTTTCATCATCTTACCCTTAATGATGGTTGTATTTGTACTGCTGATTTTGATGGTTTTTATCCTTATTGGTATTCCTTTATTTTTTATAGTTGGCCCGGCTTTTTTAGCCTGGATTATGTTAAGTTTTCATGATTATTTAATCCAAAAAACTGGCTTTTTCGAATCCCTTAAAAATGGTTTTGGGTTGGTTAAACAACAGTTTTGGACTATTATAGGAACAACTTTTATAATGGCGGCTTTGGTTCAAATAATACAAGGAATTATAACTTTAGTTCCATATTTCATAGGAATATTTTTGGTTTATACCAATGGAAATCCATCCACAACAACGGCTTCTCAAACCGAATATTTGTCGACAATGGGAGTTTTAATGACTGTAGTCATGGCGCTATCCATTGTACTGAGTTATTTTTTCAACAATTTTATCCTCATCAATCAAGGAATTATCTATTACAGTTTGAGAGAAGAAAATGAAAACAACACTCCCAAAAGTCAAATTGATTTAATCGGTACCAAAAGTGAATAGACTGCTTCTTATATTGTTCTTTTTATTTTGTTCCAATGTTGGAGCAATGGATACTTTGGCTGTAGCCAAAAAAGAAAAAGCACCCTTCACCCAAGACCATATTCAACTGGATTCCAGCAGGATGGAAATCCGAACTTTTGCTAAAAATTTCAAGAAAAAATACACAGATGACGCTTTCAAATATGAATTTAAAACACCCGAAAAAAATGCCTGGGATCGTTTCAAAGAATGGTTAGCGGCGTTTTTTAAAAATTTATTCCATTTTAGCAGTAATGCAACTGCGCTGGGTTTTGTTGGTGCTTTATTGAAAATACTTGCGGTTCTGATTCTTATTTTTGTCGTTTACCTGATTACAAATGCCTTGCTGAATAAAGAAGGACAATGGATTTTCGGCAGAAATTCTGATAAAAAAAGAATTGACCACAGCGAAATCGAGAAAAATCTCCATCGTATTGATTTCGAAAAACTAATCCAGGGCACTTTGGAAACCGGAGAAATGCGATTGAGTATTCGGTACTATTACCTTTGGTTACTCAAAAGTATGGCCGAAAAAAACTGGATTGTCTGGGATATCGAAAAAACCAATTCCGATTATCTTTATGAATTAAAAAATCAGTCTCAAAAAGACGAATTTGCCTATTTATCGTACTTGTACAACTACATTTGGTATGGAGAATTTGATCTGGACGAAGGCACTTTTGCAAAAGCGAAAACGGCATTCGAGAAAACCATAAAATCGATCGGTAATGAATAGAACGCTAAAAATATACATCGCCTTTTTGGTGCTGCTTCTTGCGGGTATTATTGCCATTGACAGCAACCGTCCAAAACCTGTTGACTGGACTACAACCTACGCTATAAAAGACAAAATCCCTTATGGAATGTATGTTTTTAATGCGGAAATTGGCTCTTTATTGAAAAACCAAAAAATCGAACAAATTAAAGTTACGCTTTATGAATTTTTAGAATCAAAATACAATTACGATACTTTGGTTGCTGATTATAAAATAAAAGGAACCATCCTGAATATCTCTGAAAATTCAACCCTTGACACCGAATCCCTAAAGGAAATCTGTTATTTCGTAAGTCGTGGAAATGCCGCTTTTATCAGTTCGAAAACTATTCCGAAAGTATTATTAGACACTTTAAAACTAAAAATAAAATCCGAATACAATCCTTCGGACACGACGTTTAATTGGTTAGCCAATACCAAATGGAAACCCGAAAAATATAAAATTACAGAAGGCCTCGGAAACACTTATTTTTCTAAAACAGATACTTTAAAAACCACCGTTTTAGGCTTTCAAAGTGGAGATAGCAGTCGCGTAAATTTTATAAAAGTAAAATACAATAACGGCGAATTCTTCTTGCATTTACAACCTGCCGCTTTTACCAATTTTCATTTATTGAAAGCAAATCACCATGAATATGCCGAGAAAGTATTGTCTTATATTCCAAAAGGAACTGTTTTTTGGTACATCAAAGACCAGAACGGTGAAGTGATTTCAGATTCACCGATGCGTTATATTTTGAGTCAACCGGCGCTGAAATGGGCTTGGTATATTTTCCTGACGGGAATGTTTCTTTTTATTATTTTTAATGCCAAACGCAAACAACGTATCGTTCCCATTATAAAACCGTTGACCAATACAACCATAGATTTCACGAAAACCATTGGAAATTTATACTATCAGGAAGGCGATCACGATACAATAATTGATAAAAAAATCATTTATTTCCTGGAGAAAATCAGAAATGACTATTTGATTGACACCACTCAACTTAATGATGATTTTATAAAAAAAATACATCATAAATCCGGCAAAGATTTAGTGGTAATAAAAAGAGCCGTTCTGTTGATTACAAATCATCGAAGAAGTCCGTACAACAGCATTGAAGAAGATTTAATACAAATTAATAATGCGATTGAAGAAGTTGTCAGTTAACTTACAGCAAAAAAAATAGAGAAAGACTAATAAAAAAGAACACTACATAACATGGAAGATATAAATACTCCGGCAACACCAAACGAAAACGTAAATTTTGAATCCAGAATCAATCTTGCGCCACTTTTAGAAAGCATTACCATTATAAAACAAGAACTGGGTTCAGTGATTGTCGGGCAGAGCAAAATGATCGATCAATTATTAGTTGCAATCCTTTCAAACGGACATGTTTTACTCGAAGGCGTTCCTGGAGTTGCAAAAACTATTACGGCAAAATTACTGGCAAAAACCTTAAATATTGGGTTCAGCAGAATTCAATTTACACCGGATTTGATGCCTTCAGATATTTTAGGAACTTCGATTTTTGATTTAAAAAAGTCTGAATTTGAATTCAAAAAAGGACCTGTTTTTTCGAATCTGATTTTGATTGACGAAATTAATCGGGCACCAGCAAAAACCCAAGCGGCACTTTTTGAAGTGATGGAAGAACGCCAAATTACTATTGACGGAAGCGCTTATATTCTGGAAACTCCTTTTTTAGTAATTGCCACACAAAACCCAATTGAGCAAGAAGGAACCTACCGTTTGCCCGAAGCACAATTAGATCGTTTTTTGTTCAAAATCGCTATTGATTATCCTAAACTAGACGAAGAAATTACCATTATTCAAAGAGAACATGTATTGCAAAGTCAAGGAAAACTGGAAAACATTAAAACGGTTCTTTCTGCAATCGAAATCAAAAACTATCAGGCATTGGTGAAACAAATTTTGGTCGAACAAAATCTGTTAGAATACATTGCAAAAATAGTCGTAAACACCCGAGAAAATGCCTTTTTATATTTGGGCGCTTCGCCTCGAGCTTCGATTGCCATTTTGAATGCGGCCAAAGGTTTTGCTGCCATTCGCGGACGCGATTTTGTAACTCCCGAAGATATAAAAGATGCTGCAATTCCTGTTTTGCAACATCGCGTTATTGTTACGCCAGAACGTGAAATGGAAGGAATTACCAGCACCGAAATCATCAAACAAATATTAGAAACAGTAGAAATTCCAAGATAAAAAACGGTATTGGCAATCAAGTTGTCACTACATGAATTGTTCCTGCAATCATGAAATTAATAAAAAAAATATACATCAACAATTTCTTTTTCTATGCGCTTTTGGGCATTACAGGACTATTTGTATGTGCCTTTATTTTTCCGGCTTTATACAATGCCGTTTGGTATATTGTTTTGATTTTAAGCACTTTTTTGCTACTGGATATCCTGATTTTATTTTTTGCCAAAAACGGTATTGAAGCCAACAGAACCACACCCGAAAAACTGTCCAACGGAGATGAAAATTCCATACACATTCGCATCAAAAACTATTATACGTTTCCGGTTTCGGTGAAAATAATCGATGAAATTCCGTTTCAATTTCAGGTGCGAAATTTTGAAATCAAGCGCCAATTGAAAGCATCCTCACAAGACGAAATCAGTTATGAATTGAGACCAACGGAACGCGGAGAATATTCGTTTGGAAATTTAAATATCTATGTTTCTTCTCCGTTACGAATGATTTCCAGACGATTTACTTTCGATAAAGATCAAATGGTTCCTACTTATCCGTCGTATATTCAGTTGCGAAAATATGATTTAATTGCTTTTTCGAATACCTTATTTCAATACGGAATCAAGAAAATTCGTCGCATTGGTCACACTATGGAATTTGAACAAATCAAAGAATATGTTCCGGGTGACGACATTAGAACCTTAAACTGGAAAGCCACTGCGAAGAAAAATTCGTTGATGGTTAATCAATTTCAGGACGAAAAATCACAATCCGTTTATATGGTTATCGATAAAGGCCGTGTGATGAAAATGCCTTTTAATGGATTGAGTTTATTGGATTATGCCATTAATGCCACTTTGGTTTTATCGAATGTGATTTTGAAAAAACAAGACAAAGCTGGAATGTTTGCTTTTTCGAAAAAGGTAGAAAATCGCGTTTTTGCAGAAAAAAGAGCCTCTCAAATGCAAAAAATTCTGGAAAACTTATACAACATCAAAACTGATTTTTTCGAAAGTGATTACAGTCGTTTGTATGTAGACATTAAGAAAAACATCAACCAAAGGAGTTTAATTATTCTCTATACCAATTTTGAAACCACGGAAGGTTTACACCGCCAATTGCCTTATTTAAAAGGCATTGCCAAAAACCATTTATTGGTAGTTGTGTTCTTTAATAATACTGAATTGAATGAAATTATAATCAAAAAAACGGAAACCGTTCAAGAAGTGTATGACAAAGTAATCGCCGAAAAGTTTGCTTTCGAAAAACGGTTAATCGTCAATGAACTGAAAAAATATGGTATTTATTCCGTTCTTACCCAACCCGAAAATTTGACTTTGGATACCATAAATAAATATTTAGAGATTAAAGCACGAGGGATTCTATAGATTTCAGGTTCTAGATTTAGCGAGCAAATTGGAGATTTTAGATTAAAAACTCAGTATCTTTACGCCTTAGAACTTTAGCACTTTTTCCATTGAAACAAATCACTTCCGTACAAAATCCATTTATTAAATCATTGGTGTTATTGCAGGAAAAAGCAAAAGCACGCAAACAATCCGGCACTTTTCTGATTGAAGGACAACGTGAAATTTCAATTGCCATCAAAGGAGGTTACGAAATGGAAACCCTTTTGTTTTTACCTGAAATTTGCTCCGAAACCGAAGCCAGAAAAATAGCTAAAAATGCTGATTTGATTGAAATCAACAAAGATGTTTATCAAAAACTGGCGTATCGGGATACTACCGAAGGAATTTTGGCTGTAGCCAAAACTAAATCACTTCAATTATCGGATTTACAATTATCAGAAAACCCATTGATTTTAGTTGCCGAAGCTCCGGAAAAACCCGGAAACATAGGCGCTTTACTCCGAACTGCAGACGCTGCCCATCTGGACGCTGTAATTATTGCCAATCCAAAAAGTGATTTATACAACCCCAATATTGTGCGTTCGAGCGTAGGTTGTTTGTTTACCAATCAAATTGCTACGGGAACGACTTCGGAAATTATTGCTTTTTTGAAAGAAAGAAAAATCAATTTTTATTGTGCCACTTTACAAAACTCCACTTCGTATCATACGCAAGATTATTCGACTCCAACTGCTTTGGTTGTAGGAACAGAAGCCACTGGTTTAACAGAAGAATGGCGCAAAGAAGCCACACAAAACATCATTATTCCGATGCAGGGTGAAATTGACTCTATGAACGTTTCGGTTGCAGCAGCGATTCTGATTTTTGAGGCAAAAAGACAAAGAGGATTTTAAGATTACAGATTTAGAAAATGAAACTATAAATAATTATGAAAAATAAATTATTCGTTACAATCGCGTTACTTTCAACCGCATTTTCATTTGCACAAATGGATGCTGCTACTATTGATGCCTTAGTGGAACGTACTTTAAAAACTTTTGACGTACCGGGAATTGCGGTGGCAGTTGTAAAAGACGGCAAAGTCATTCATGCCAAAGGATATGGAGTAAAATCGATATTGACAAATGAAAAAGTAGATGGAAACACTCTTTTTGGAATTGCATCCAACAGTAAGGCTTTCACGGCTGCGGCATTGGCGATGTTGGTTGACGAAGGGAAAGTAAAATGGGATGATAAAGTCATTCAATACCTTCCCAATTTTAAAATGTATAATGACTATGTAACGAATGAATTTACGATTCGGGATTTATTGACCCACCGCAGTGGATTAGGACTTGGCGCTGGCGATTTAATGATTTGGCCTGACGGAAGCGATTTTACAGCGCAGGATATTGTACAAAACCTACAGTATTTGAAACCCGTTTCGGCTTTTAGAACGAAATACGATTATGATAATTTATTGTATATCGTTGCCGGAGAAGTCATTCGTGTGGCCAGTGGCAAAAGCTGGTGCGATTTTATTGAAGAGCGCATCATGAAACCCTTAGAAATGAACAATAGTATTGCCTCTTTTTTACGATTAAAAGACACCACAAATACGATTGCTCCCCACGTTCCTGTTGACGGAAAACTAAAAGTAATCAAACGCTACCAAAATCATCTTTTTGATGGCGCCGCAGGAATTTATTCCAGTGTAAATGACTTGAGCAAATGGGCGATTATGCAAATGAACAAAGGAAAATATGGCTCCGAAAACAAATCCTTATTCTCTGAAAAAGAGCACAATGAAATGTGGCAGATGCAAACTATTATTCCTGCAAATACAAAAGCACCTTATTTTACACATTTTAGCGGTTACGGATTGGGTTGGTTTTTGAGCGATGTAAAAGGATACAAACAAGTGGGTCATACTGGAGGTTTAGAAGGAATTGTAACTCAAGTTACCTTAATTCCTGAACTGCAATTGGGGATTATTGTATTGACAAATCAACAAGCCGGAGCAGCATTCAGCGCAATTACCAATACGATAAAAGACAGTTATTTAGGCGTTGCATCCGAGGATTACGTGACCGTTTACAGTAATCGAATAAAAGCAAGTGAAGCAACAGCAGATCAGGTTACCGATGATGTTTGGGCAGCTGTCGCAAAAAATAAAAAAGAAAAATTCAAGATAGATTTTAATACATTCTCGGGAAGTTATACTGACAATTGGTTTGGCGATATTATTCTTTCGGAGAAAAAAGGGAAATTGTACTTTGCTTCTAAACGTTCGCCTCAACTTTCGGGAGAAGTTTTCTTTTACAAAGAGAATAATTTTGTCGTAAAATGGAATAATGCTTATTTTCATGCCGATGCTCATTTGTTTTTTGAATGTGACGCAACCGGAAAAGCTATTGGTTTAAAAATGCAACCCATTTCAGAATTGACAGACTTCAGTTATGATTTTCAGGATTTAGACTTCAAAAGAACAGAAAAATAACAGCTTCTGTTTATTTGACGTTTTTTATACTACTTCCAGCAAAATCGAAGTGTCCGAAATAAAATCTAACCCATTTTTACTTGTATATTCCCTAACTTATAGTTATTTTTAGGAATTGAACCCTGCTGATATGATAGAAATAGATTTAGAAAAAGAAAATAAAGCAATTGCTCAAGAGTACAAAGAGTTACTTCGTATTAGCTACCAAACCTTAACTGAAGAGGATAAAAAACTGATTCGCAAGGCTTTTGACGTTTCGGTTGATGCGCACAAAGACCAAAGAAGAAAATCTGGTGAGGCTTATATTTTCCATCCCATAGCTGTAGCAAAAATTGTAGCTTCCGAAATTGGTTTGGGAGCCACCTCGATTGCTGCTGCATTATTGCACGATGTAGTAGAAGATACTCCGATGACTGTCCAGGATATTGAACGCATGTTTAATCCAAAAGTGGCACAATTAGTCGAAGGATTGACCAAAATATCTATGGTTCAAAAGGATTTAAATGCCTCGATACAAGCCGAGAATTTTCGTAAAATGATTTTGACGCTTAATGATGATGTTCGGGTAATCCTTATAAAACTGGCGGATCGTTTGCACAATATGCAAACCATGGATTCGATGCAGGAGGACAAGCAAACTAAAATTGCCTCAGAAACCTTATATATTTATGCACCATTAGCGCATCGATTGGGATTATACAATATCAAAACAAAACTGGAAGATTTAGGGTTGAAATATACTGAACCAACCATTTATAATGATATTGTAAGCAAAATCAAAGAGACTAAGGAAGAACAAGATGCCTATATCAAAGATATTTCTGATGTACTCAAAACAGCATTAGATGATGAAGGAATTGAATACATTATAAAAGGTCGTCCAAAATCGATCTATTCTATTCGCAGAAAAATGTTGGCACAAAATGTAAGCTTTGACGAAGTGTATGATAAATTCGCTTTGCGTATTGTATACAAATCAAATCCGCATGACGAAAAATTTCTGGCCTGGAAAATATATTCTATTGTAACTGACCACTACAGACCGAGCCCAAGTCGTTTACGCGACTGGATTTCATCACCAAAATCTACCGGTTACGAAGCCTTACACATCACAGTTATGGGGCCAAAAGGCCGTTGGGTTGAAGTGCAAGTACGAAGTGAACGTATGGATGAAATTGCCGAAAAAGGATACGCTGCGCATTACAAATATAAAAATGGTGCTACCGAAGAAAGTGGTTTAGATGTATGGCTGAATTTATTAAAAGAAGCGCTAGAAAATTCTGAAACCAATGCGGTCGATTTTGTGGAAGATTTCAAAATGAATTTATATTCAAAAGAAATCTTTGTATTTACACCAAAAGGAGAAATAAAATCATTACCCAAAGGAGCTACTTCGCTCGATTTTGCCTTTAGCATTCACTCCGAAATAGGAATTCGTACCCGAGGAACCCGTGTAAACGGAAAATTAGTTCCTTTGAATCATGAACTAAAAAGTGGAGATCAAATAGAAGTAATCACATCACAAAATCAGAAACCCACAGTGAACTGGCTTGATTATGTAACGACTTCGAGAGCAAAAACAAAAATAAAAAACGTTCTGAACGAAAACACCAAGAAAATTGGTGAAGAAGGAAAAGAATTGTTGACCCGAAAATTGAAACACTTAAAAATAACCATGAACGAATCGGTTATAAATGAGTTAGTCAACTTTTTCAAACTAAAAACCAGTTTAGATTTATTTTACAGAGTGGGAATTGGTGCGATAGAAAACCAACAATTAAAAGACTATGCCGCACAAAAAAGCAATACGTTTATTAATTTTTTCAAAAACAAAATAAAACGTTCTGCGAGCACCACTGCCGATGATGACATTCACAAACCAATTATAAGCAGTAATTATGACATGCTTGTTTTTGGAAAGGAACATGACAAACTGGATTACAAATTATCACCCTGTTGCAACCCAATTCCCGGAGATGATGTTTTTGGTTTTGTAACCATCAACGAAGGTATTAAGGTTCATAAAAAAGATTGTCCGAACGCTATAGGAATGCAATCAAACTATGCGTACCGAATTATGACTGCCAAATGGATTGACTCTTCACAAGAAGAATTTAAAGCCATAATCAACATTACAGGAATGGATGTTTTGGGACTCACAAATCAGTTGACCAAAGTGATTTCAAACAATATGAATGTAAATATTCAAAGTATTTCTTTGAGCACTGATGCCGGAATTTTTCATGGTCAAGTGGTTGTAATTGTACAAAATAACACGATTTTGAAAAAAATGATTAACAACATCAAAAAAATAGACGGTATCGATAAAGTAACACGCGTTTATAAAACCTAAAAAATGTTTAAAGTTTAAAATTTAAGCCTGTTCAAGTTAAAAAGTTTAAACCTTAAACTTTAAACTTTAAACTAAAAAATTTATCTTTGCCAGATATGACACTCATCTCTACAGACAATAACAAAAACCAAGAAATTGTAAAAAATGTTTTTACAATGTATCTTGAAAAAAAAGGTCATCGTAAAACTCCGGAACGCTACGC
This region of Flavobacterium lacustre genomic DNA includes:
- a CDS encoding RelA/SpoT family protein → MIEIDLEKENKAIAQEYKELLRISYQTLTEEDKKLIRKAFDVSVDAHKDQRRKSGEAYIFHPIAVAKIVASEIGLGATSIAAALLHDVVEDTPMTVQDIERMFNPKVAQLVEGLTKISMVQKDLNASIQAENFRKMILTLNDDVRVILIKLADRLHNMQTMDSMQEDKQTKIASETLYIYAPLAHRLGLYNIKTKLEDLGLKYTEPTIYNDIVSKIKETKEEQDAYIKDISDVLKTALDDEGIEYIIKGRPKSIYSIRRKMLAQNVSFDEVYDKFALRIVYKSNPHDEKFLAWKIYSIVTDHYRPSPSRLRDWISSPKSTGYEALHITVMGPKGRWVEVQVRSERMDEIAEKGYAAHYKYKNGATEESGLDVWLNLLKEALENSETNAVDFVEDFKMNLYSKEIFVFTPKGEIKSLPKGATSLDFAFSIHSEIGIRTRGTRVNGKLVPLNHELKSGDQIEVITSQNQKPTVNWLDYVTTSRAKTKIKNVLNENTKKIGEEGKELLTRKLKHLKITMNESVINELVNFFKLKTSLDLFYRVGIGAIENQQLKDYAAQKSNTFINFFKNKIKRSASTTADDDIHKPIISSNYDMLVFGKEHDKLDYKLSPCCNPIPGDDVFGFVTINEGIKVHKKDCPNAIGMQSNYAYRIMTAKWIDSSQEEFKAIINITGMDVLGLTNQLTKVISNNMNVNIQSISLSTDAGIFHGQVVVIVQNNTILKKMINNIKKIDGIDKVTRVYKT
- a CDS encoding serine hydrolase, giving the protein MKNKLFVTIALLSTAFSFAQMDAATIDALVERTLKTFDVPGIAVAVVKDGKVIHAKGYGVKSILTNEKVDGNTLFGIASNSKAFTAAALAMLVDEGKVKWDDKVIQYLPNFKMYNDYVTNEFTIRDLLTHRSGLGLGAGDLMIWPDGSDFTAQDIVQNLQYLKPVSAFRTKYDYDNLLYIVAGEVIRVASGKSWCDFIEERIMKPLEMNNSIASFLRLKDTTNTIAPHVPVDGKLKVIKRYQNHLFDGAAGIYSSVNDLSKWAIMQMNKGKYGSENKSLFSEKEHNEMWQMQTIIPANTKAPYFTHFSGYGLGWFLSDVKGYKQVGHTGGLEGIVTQVTLIPELQLGIIVLTNQQAGAAFSAITNTIKDSYLGVASEDYVTVYSNRIKASEATADQVTDDVWAAVAKNKKEKFKIDFNTFSGSYTDNWFGDIILSEKKGKLYFASKRSPQLSGEVFFYKENNFVVKWNNAYFHADAHLFFECDATGKAIGLKMQPISELTDFSYDFQDLDFKRTEK